The Candidatus Acetothermia bacterium genome has a segment encoding these proteins:
- a CDS encoding ABC transporter permease, whose product MRSRRVRAFLRNRTAVAGAVLAAAVTLGALVAPAVAPHDPLIQDVYHMLAPPGGPYPLGTDDLGRDVLSRILYGARVSITVGVFSVLIGTGIGTFVGLVAGYFGGPLELGVMRVVDILMSFPVLVMGLMFMAILGTGMDKLIVAIGLVLTPQIARLAHGAVVALREMEYITAARAAGAGPWRILRRHVLPNVAGEILVMATLWMATAIRVEANLSFIGLGVSPPTPTWGNMIREGVRWLVVTPWLSVFPGLAIVIAVLGFNMVGDGLRDAMDPKLL is encoded by the coding sequence ATGCGCAGCCGACGGGTGCGGGCGTTCCTGCGGAACAGGACCGCCGTAGCCGGGGCGGTCCTCGCCGCAGCCGTGACCCTGGGTGCCTTGGTCGCCCCGGCAGTGGCCCCCCATGACCCCCTCATCCAGGACGTGTACCACATGCTCGCCCCCCCGGGCGGACCCTACCCCCTCGGGACCGACGATCTCGGGCGCGATGTGCTGTCGCGCATCTTGTACGGGGCCCGGGTGTCCATCACGGTCGGCGTGTTCTCCGTTCTCATTGGAACAGGAATAGGGACGTTCGTTGGCTTGGTGGCTGGCTATTTCGGAGGGCCGCTGGAGCTCGGGGTGATGCGGGTGGTGGACATCCTCATGTCCTTTCCGGTCCTGGTGATGGGGCTCATGTTCATGGCCATCCTCGGCACGGGGATGGACAAGCTCATCGTCGCGATCGGGCTCGTGCTCACCCCCCAAATCGCCCGACTCGCTCACGGGGCGGTGGTGGCCCTACGGGAGATGGAGTACATCACGGCAGCCCGGGCCGCGGGGGCGGGGCCGTGGCGCATCCTACGACGGCATGTGCTCCCCAACGTAGCCGGAGAGATCCTGGTCATGGCCACCCTGTGGATGGCCACGGCCATCCGGGTGGAGGCGAACCTGTCGTTCATCGGGCTTGGGGTGTCCCCACCCACGCCCACTTGGGGGAACATGATCCGGGAAGGGGTGCGGTGGCTGGTGGTGACCCCATGGCTTTCGGTGTTTCCAGGCCTAGCCATCGTCATCGCCGTGCTTGGGTTCAACATGGTGGGGGACGGCCTGCGGGATGCGATGGACCCGAAACTCCTCTGA
- a CDS encoding cation:proton antiporter subunit C codes for MEGIAAAALGIALAGLGLWTLVRRRNVIWKLLGLNVAAGGAILFLVALSHRPGARPPIAGLGSGPAADPLPQALVLTAIVIHFATLALALVYVIFLTEHRHTQDVHKLDREPEEP; via the coding sequence GTGGAGGGCATCGCTGCTGCGGCGCTCGGGATCGCCTTGGCCGGACTGGGCCTGTGGACGCTCGTGCGGCGCCGCAACGTGATCTGGAAGCTCCTCGGCCTCAACGTGGCTGCGGGCGGGGCGATCCTGTTCCTGGTGGCCCTGAGCCATCGGCCGGGGGCCCGGCCGCCCATCGCGGGCCTCGGCTCAGGGCCGGCCGCCGATCCCCTCCCCCAGGCCCTGGTCCTCACCGCGATCGTCATCCACTTCGCCACCCTCGCCCTGGCCCTGGTGTACGTGATCTTCCTCACCGAGCACCGCCACACCCAGGACGTCCACAAGCTGGACCGGGAACCGGAGGAGCCATGA
- a CDS encoding DUF4282 domain-containing protein codes for MDNWWRDFLSFRRYITPAVMPAVFWIGVAIAIIMGLITIIEGARARVGADARLIAWGIIILFLGPLFVRILCELVMTFFRGED; via the coding sequence ATGGACAATTGGTGGCGGGATTTCCTTTCGTTCCGGCGGTACATCACCCCGGCCGTGATGCCGGCCGTGTTCTGGATCGGGGTAGCCATCGCCATCATCATGGGCCTCATCACCATCATCGAGGGGGCACGGGCCCGGGTGGGGGCGGATGCGCGGCTCATCGCCTGGGGCATCATCATCCTGTTCCTCGGCCCCCTGTTCGTCCGCATCCTGTGTGAGCTGGTAATGACGTTCTTCCGCGGCGAGGACTAG
- a CDS encoding DUF4040 domain-containing protein has protein sequence MATMLLCALTLALAVFALTRRRLLWGVIGVGAHSLALAGVYLFLAAPDVALTEAAVGFALVTFIYLLALRRTGRLVVAATEVCPLLYQEGDAVAGLEWEILERFGRWLHRDIEVLWVARTDVPRLLAAGEADLAAGGFLPREGERVLLSRPLVPTRMIAVRTGPGPCGAVAGDRGQDHLPPGGPTYEDPQELASALSRGDLGEAVVDLLRLWEWQLRDRVGEAETAALEDLAFRFAVAPGEEEVHQALEVFLGELEASGELERLRERYLG, from the coding sequence ATGGCCACGATGCTCCTGTGCGCGCTGACTCTGGCGCTCGCTGTGTTCGCACTCACCCGGCGGCGCCTCCTGTGGGGGGTGATCGGGGTCGGGGCGCACTCCCTGGCCCTGGCCGGGGTGTACCTGTTTTTGGCGGCCCCGGACGTGGCCCTCACCGAGGCCGCGGTGGGGTTTGCCCTGGTCACGTTCATCTACCTTCTTGCCCTGCGCCGGACCGGGCGTCTCGTGGTGGCGGCCACCGAGGTCTGCCCCCTCCTGTACCAGGAAGGGGACGCGGTGGCCGGGCTGGAGTGGGAGATCCTGGAGCGGTTCGGACGGTGGCTCCATCGGGACATCGAGGTCCTGTGGGTGGCCCGGACGGACGTCCCTCGGCTCCTCGCCGCAGGTGAGGCCGATCTCGCCGCGGGCGGATTCCTTCCCCGGGAAGGGGAGAGGGTGCTCCTCTCCCGGCCCCTCGTGCCCACCCGGATGATCGCCGTCCGCACCGGCCCCGGCCCGTGCGGGGCGGTGGCCGGCGACCGCGGCCAGGACCACCTCCCTCCTGGCGGGCCCACCTACGAGGACCCCCAGGAGCTGGCCTCCGCATTGAGCCGAGGCGATCTCGGCGAGGCGGTGGTGGACCTCCTGCGCCTGTGGGAATGGCAGTTGCGCGATCGGGTCGGCGAGGCGGAAACGGCCGCCCTGGAGGACCTCGCGTTCCGGTTCGCCGTGGCCCCTGGGGAAGAGGAAGTCCATCAGGCGTTAGAGGTGTTCTTGGGCGAACTCGAGGCGAGCGGGGAGCTTGAGCGCCTTCGGGAAAGGTACCTGGGATGA
- a CDS encoding Na+/H+ antiporter subunit E, translating to MARWIGGIVVGALLWGLWALLWRGAAWPVISLGAAFPACLLIALAVGRVRLPFPVSAWIRWDLWLAFAVVVAGRVAQAVASTGWAILAGTARPGIVAVPVRLRSELGQLLLLWAITVTPGTIALLIEGDLLYVHCLHRPPGPELPGLATVERILERLWG from the coding sequence ATGGCACGTTGGATCGGGGGGATCGTGGTTGGGGCGCTCCTTTGGGGCCTGTGGGCGCTTCTCTGGCGGGGAGCGGCGTGGCCCGTGATATCCTTGGGCGCTGCGTTTCCCGCATGCCTCCTCATCGCTCTGGCCGTGGGGCGCGTTCGCCTTCCGTTCCCAGTCTCGGCCTGGATCCGGTGGGACCTGTGGCTCGCGTTCGCGGTCGTGGTGGCAGGCCGGGTGGCCCAGGCGGTGGCCTCCACCGGGTGGGCGATCTTGGCCGGAACCGCCCGGCCGGGGATCGTGGCGGTGCCGGTGCGGCTGCGCTCGGAACTGGGCCAGCTTCTCCTCCTGTGGGCGATCACCGTGACCCCGGGCACGATCGCCCTCCTCATCGAAGGGGACCTCCTTTACGTGCACTGTCTCCACCGCCCGCCGGGACCGGAGCTTCCCGGGCTCGCCACCGTGGAGCGGATCCTGGAAAGGCTTTGGGGATGA
- a CDS encoding monovalent cation/H(+) antiporter subunit G — MIGDVLLGLGVAPLLLGGLGMIRFRDPYDRLQAAGVADTGGATLFLVGLILRAGWGPGSGIMVLLILCLLFSGPLATHAIAKGAFVRGHRPKDR, encoded by the coding sequence ATGATCGGGGACGTGCTCCTGGGGCTGGGGGTGGCCCCGCTCCTCCTCGGGGGCCTGGGCATGATCCGGTTCCGCGATCCTTACGATCGGCTCCAGGCGGCCGGGGTGGCCGACACCGGGGGGGCAACGCTGTTCTTGGTGGGGCTCATCCTCCGCGCGGGATGGGGGCCCGGGAGCGGGATCATGGTGCTCCTGATCCTGTGCCTCCTCTTTTCCGGACCGCTTGCCACCCACGCCATCGCCAAGGGCGCGTTCGTGCGCGGCCATCGTCCCAAGGATCGGTGA
- a CDS encoding monovalent cation/H+ antiporter complex subunit F — protein MRIAIEVAVAAAALPPLFVLWRGPTLWDRLCGAAALNVRVALLLAAEAALSGHGLLLDVALAYAVLGFLGTVLVARFGERGER, from the coding sequence ATGAGGATCGCCATCGAGGTGGCGGTGGCCGCGGCGGCGCTTCCCCCGCTTTTCGTGCTATGGCGCGGGCCGACCTTGTGGGACCGCCTGTGCGGCGCGGCGGCGCTGAACGTGCGGGTGGCCCTTCTCCTCGCCGCCGAGGCCGCCCTCTCCGGCCACGGCCTCCTCCTCGACGTGGCCCTGGCCTACGCCGTGCTCGGGTTTTTGGGCACGGTTCTGGTGGCCAGGTTCGGGGAACGGGGGGAACGATGA